In Leishmania mexicana MHOM/GT/2001/U1103 complete genome, chromosome 20, one genomic interval encodes:
- a CDS encoding a44l protein-like protein: protein MFSLPLAGVPSTALRTSLEGSRLLALWRAFEGHVDALATALHGLNNYSPFPFEVKVAVIVFGYIVIREIVLWYSSDVPTKHAYVYWKLHDPIESAYYTPYLPANHMCTALLLYMARKLWQDKPLTVAELRNKSFMINLLSLYSKPSQAELYGDGEGPIFLFRENLMVPVKLPIYPFWTSTHQDGVEVCAWISMPRTKNTDSAARRSVFLRVRKDASPGGGAAADAVLRRFVEDALNFYFTNGYADKEHYDLRMYRPTVTAQHVMVKSVPLPLGPTLDTLFFPQREHVKSLLARFSEKKGRFAIQGFPHKLGFLLYGPRGTGKRSFVRALAYHTHRHIVRIPLSSFTRGDQLLKMFYFESVVTSSTEEWALLSSKKVIFLIEDVNTNDDLVRARASGRVVRVRQSRGLTTLSSQQATTESGGAKELVAAKPTSQGCSSQASALETGKMVTRKVERVPPLTSTLDAVGFRASLLCQENGGDRPSLSSLLNILDGAVEDSDRIVVMIADHPERLDPALLRPGRLTTHLRFDYIELDDLIRLCGLFFGSESGEAPGTLTATGEATPLREATGYSYGRMEASAATPPQNVHDRLMEVNECRRAALQPAVARASKDTEDDVCGLQWLRQGLSASAPDANDKKKAIRQLSRMQATQVRLCIAALEEEASSQASQPRQRTSYNFLITPSHVHHLCMRAADLNDFLDALSAYIRSGSATDTGTKGSSD, encoded by the coding sequence ATGTTCTCTCTGCCGCTCGCTGGCGTCCCGTCGACGGCGCTGAGGACGTCGCTGGAAGGCAGTCGCCTTCTAGCCCTGTGGCGAGCCTTTGAGGGTCATGTTGATGCCTTGGCGACGGCCCTCCATGGATTGAACAACTACTCACCTTTCCCATTTGAAGTGAAGGTGGCCGTTATTGTTTTTGGCTACATAGTGATCCGCGAAATCGTGCTGTGGTACTCCTCTGACGTTCCCACGAAGCATGCCTACGTTTACTGGAAGCTACACGATCCCATCGAATCGGCTTACTACACTCCATACCTGCCGGCGAACCACATGTGCACCGCACTCCTGTTGTACATGGCGCGGAAGCTCTGGCAAGACAAACCCCTCACCGTAGCTGAGCTGCGGAACAAGTCGTTTATGATCAACCTGCTCTCCCTCTACTCCAAACCCAGTCAAGCAGAGCTCTACGGCGATGGCGAAGGGCCGATATTTTTGTTCCGGGAGAATTTGATGGTGCCAGTGAAGCTGCCCATCTACCCCTTCTGGACATCGACGCATCAGGATGGGGTGGAGGTGTGTGCATGGATTTCGATGCCGCGGACCAAGAACACCGAttctgcagcgcgccgcagtGTTTTTCTCCGCGTTCGCAAGGATGCTTCcccgggcggcggcgccgcggccgacgccgtgctgcgaCGCTTTGTCGAGGACGCGTTGAACTTCTACTTCACCAACGGGTATGCTGACAAGGAACACTACGACCTGCGCATGTATCGCCCCACGGTGACAGCGCAACATGTCATGGTGAAGAGCGTGCCACTTCCACTCGGGCCAACGCTGGATACCTTGTTCTTTCCACAGCGCGAGCACGTCAAGTCGCTGCTCGCGCGCTTCTCGGAGAAGAAGGGACGCTTCGCGATTCAGGGCTTCCCTCACAAGCTTGGGTTTCTGCTGTACGGTCCCCGCGGCACAGGCAAGCGCTCCTTCGTTCGTGCTCTTGCCTACCATACCCACCGCCACATTGTCCGCATCCCTCTCTCCAGCTTCACGCGGGGCGACCAGCTCTTAAAAATGTTTTACTTTGAGTCTGTGGTGACGAGCAGCACGGAGGAATGggcgctgctgagcagcaAGAAGGTCATCTTCCTTATCGAGGACGTCAACACGAACGACGACCTTGTGCGGGCGCGCGCAAGCGGGCgcgtggtgcgcgtgcgccagtCTCGCGGGTTGACGACTCTAAGCTCGCAGCAGGCGACCacggagagcggcggcgccaaaGAGCTCGTCGCTGCGAAGCCAACGTCGCAGGGCTGCAGCTCCCAAGCGAGTGCGCTGGAGACAGGGAAGATGGTTACCCGAAAAGTCGAAcgggtgccgccgctgacgtcgaCGTTAGACGCGGTTGGTTTTAGAGCGTCGCTTCTGTGTCAAGAAAACGGTGGGGACAGGCCCagcctctcctccttgttGAATatcctggacggcgcagtGGAAGACTCGGATCGGATTGTGGTGATGATAGCGGATCACCCGGAGCGCCTCGACCCGGCACTGCTTCGACCAGGGCGTCTCACGACGCATCTCCGATTTGACTACATCGAGCTGGACGATCTGATCCGTCTTTGCGGGCTCTTCTTCGGGTCCGAGTCCGGCGAAGCACCAGGTACTCTAACTGCCACCGGCGAAGCGACCCCTCTGAGAGAGGCGACCGGCTACAGCTATGGTCGCATGGAGGCGTCTGCCGCCACTCCACCGCAAAATGTTCACGATAGGTTGATGGAGGTGAATGAATGCCgtcgcgccgcgctgcaACCGGCTGTCGCGCGCGCTTCGAAAGACACAGAAGACGACGTGTGTGGTCTGCAATGGCTGCGTCAAGGACTCTCCGCGTCGGCACCAGATGCCAATGACAAGAAGAAGGCTATTCGTCAACTCTCCAGGATGCAAGCAACGCAGGTGCGCTTGTGCATCGCAGccttggaggaggaggcgtctTCGCAGGCTTCTCAACCTCGACAGAGAACCTCGTACAACTTCTTGATAACACCCTCGCATGTGCATCACTTGTGCATGCGTGCCGCTGACCTGAACGACTTCCTTGACGCGCTCTCGGCGTATATTCGTAGCGGGAGCGCCACTGATACTGGCACCAAGGGCAGCTCAGACTAG
- a CDS encoding putative kinetoplast-associated protein, translating into MLRFVPRRLGIGAYSMFMIEQKNNPKLKGLPVSERGKMTSKLYKSLSASDKAALDKRAAAWTSFKHKSQKDKVKGEKKPRSTRAPSAYTTFVKENIGRFEKLPHLDRMKAVAKLWKQHNARTPK; encoded by the coding sequence ATGCTCCGCTTTGTTCCTCGGCGGCTCGGCATCGGTGCGTATTCCATGTTCATGATTGAGCAGAAGAACAACCCGAAGCTCAAGGGCCTCCCTGTGAGCGAACGCGGTAAGATGACGTCGAAGCTGTACAAATCCCTGAGTGCGAGCGACAAGGCGGCCCTTGACAagcgtgctgctgcatggACCAGCTTCAAGCACAAGAGTCAGAAGGACAAGGTGAAGGGGGAAAAGAAGCCGCGCTCTACGCGCGCTCCGTCGGCGTACACCACCTTTGTAAAGGAAAATATTGGCCGTTTCGAGAAGCTGCCGCACCTCGACCGCATGAAGGCTGTGGCAAAGTTGTGGAAGCAGCACAACGCGCGCACCCCCAAATAA
- a CDS encoding putative small GTPase, with translation MSNNMLALPKVLLMGLRKSGKSSIQKVVFEGMQPHDSATLATTVQPEKSTVHSNDFVNFEVWDFPGQNDPFDSSNASRYDVNQLLENCGAIVYVLDCRELIDDARARLLDTISATYRYNPELCVEVFIHKVDALSEDHQADLLASLQRRVEEEAKQLLENVQPLRLNFNLTSIFDHSIFQAFSLVVQKLIKSKTPYITELLQMLNSNSNIDLSYLFLSHSKIYVAVDERNRLKSRTYDLCSDAIEVVVKMSRIYMRRSDDVGGGVKDASGDSAHALAASATNRTNISWSSASADGCASDVSELYRGANAVIQLSNEDCIYVRELPSSLTLVLMMKQTHLENRALIDRNVDIFYKAAFDIFNTSAS, from the coding sequence CGGCGACCTTGGCGACCACCGTGCAACCGGAGAAGAGCACCGTGCACTCGAACGACTTTGTGAACTTTGAAGTGTGGGACTTCCCGGGCCAGAATGATCCATTCGACTCCAGCAACGCCAGCCGCTATGACGTGAATCAGCTGCTGGAGAACTGTGGCGCAATTGTGTACGTGCTGGACTGCCGCGAGCTCATCGACGACGCCCGTGCGCGGTTGCTCGACACCATCAGCGCCACGTACCGCTACAATCCCGAGCTCTGTGTCGAGGTGTTTATTCACAAAGTCGACGCCCTGAGTGAAGACCACCAGGCCGACCTGCTGGCGAGCCTGCAGCGtcgtgtggaggaggaggcaaagcAGTTGCTAGAGAATGTGCAGCCGCTACGCCTGAACTTCAACCTCACCTCCATCTTCGACCACTCCATCTTTCAAGCATTCTCGCTAGTGGTGCAGAAACTGATCAAATCCAAGACGCCGTACATAACGGAGCTCCTGCAGATGCTCAACTCCAACAGCAATATCGACCTCTCCTACCTCTTCCTTAGCCACTCCAAAATCTACGTCGCCGTGGACGAGCGCAACCGCCTCAAGTCGCGCACCTACGACctctgcagcgacgccatTGAGGTGGTCGTGAAGATGAGTCGCATTTACATGCGGCGATCTGACGACGTCGGCGGAGGCGTGAAGGATGCGTCGGGGGACTCGGCGCACGCTTTGGCTGCTTCTGCTACCAACCGCACCAACATCTCCTGGTCTTCGGCCAGTGCAGACGGATGCGCCTCCGACGTGTCCGAGTTGTACCGTGGCGCAAATGCAGTGATTCAGCTGAGCAACGAGGACTGCATCTACGTCCGCGAGCTGCCAAGCTCCCTGACCTTGGTGCTGATGATGAAGCAAACACACCTCGAGAACCGTGCGTTGATTGACCGTAACGTGGACATATTCTACAAGGCTGCCTTTGACATCTTCAACACGAGTGCATCCTAG
- a CDS encoding mkiaa0324 protein-like protein, whose amino-acid sequence MFSRSMVALVSRRPPFASFFKAVYPPLRNAEQARKMQTAAVLWHRTAPQYGIRFSAPRVAAALRIYRTKGKEITKELQKTVKPGRKWKAAPSRLRLARTTAPKRKAIRLRRLQPKSKKVVTPFASFQTEVMRRTKFSSTRANLKRVFRMWVMTGQQGSLSMPKRVEMAVRLLQKDQNRAKGFSRKMSKKIARRRSKRATRKIAKSSANGSSRKAAKSKKRRVTATTAKKVKAARPSRSAAAKRLKRARILRAARRVPKRPASVKVRLARHVAAKRSAPKPVTASKPRAPTMRAARKAAASKRRVRKTRIASVAKSRLRHTATKRKTRAARRRANPYIKFYRHMRMTGLIPNHPKILGTRQIKALWTETHSLNGLNRRIARATELLEKRTGLKSKVNPPPVRISARKRQSSKHGSPAPSPAPAAPKTLESLTIKQKDIKVPPYYSSNPFGATYAALLPLLRDIPTSTRMAHVAKAWARTSVKDDRRSAKARIAAVAEAMKK is encoded by the coding sequence ATGTTCTCGAGATCGATGGTGGCCTTGGTGAGCAGGCGGCCGCCGTTTGCTAGCTTCTTCAAAGCTGTTTACCCGCCCCTCAGAAATGCGGAGCAGGCGCGAAAAATGCAGACGGCTGCAGTCCTGTGGCACAGGACTGCACCGCAGTACGGCATCCGCTTCTCCGCACCccgtgtggcggcggcactgcgaATTTACCGCACAAAAGGCAAGGAGATCACGAAAGAACTGCAAAAGACTGTAAAGCCTGGGCGTAAGTGGAAggcagcaccgtcacgaTTAAGGCTGGCGCGCACCACGGCTCCGAAGCGCAAGGCGATTCGCTTGAGGCGACTCCAGCCGAAAAGCAAGAAGGTCGTAACACCCTTTGCCTCTTTCCAGACGGAGGTGATGCGGCGCACCAAATTTTCCTCCACACGGGCAAACCTCAAACGAGTATTTCGCATGTGGGTCATGACCGGTCAGCAAGGCTCGCTTTCTATGCCGAAGCGTGTCGAGATGgctgtgcggctgctgcagaaggACCAGAACCGCGCGAAAGGATTCTCCAGGAAGATGAGCAAGAAAATTGCCAGGCGCCGCTCTAAGCGCGCCACCCGCAAGATCGCAAAGAGCTCGGCAAATGGAAGCAGCCGCAAGGCGGCAAAATCAAAGAAGCGGCGCGTcacagcaacgacggcgaaAAAGGTAAAGGCGGCTCGACCATCTCGAAGCGCCGCGGCGAAAAGGCTGAAAAGGGCGCGCATCCTCCGCGCCGCTCGTCGGGTGCCCAAGCGACCGGCTTCTGTGAAAGTGCGTCTTGCACGCCACGTGGCTGCCAAACGGTCGGCACCGAAGCCGGTGACTGCAAGCAAGCCGAGGGCGCCCACGATGCGCGCGGCTCGCAAGGCTGCCGCCTCGAAGCGGCGGGTTCGGAAGACGCGCATCGCAAGCGTGGCAAagtcgcggctgcggcatACCGCCACCAAGAGGAAGACCCGCGCAGCCCGTCGCCGCGCGAACCCCTACATCAAGTTTTACCGTCACATGCGCATGACAGGGCTCATTCCAAATCATCCCAAGATCCTGGGCACTCGCCAGATCAAGGCATTGTGGACAGAGACGCACTCCCTCAACGGCCTGAATCGCCGCATCGCGCGCGCGACGGAACTTCTCGAGAAGCGGACAGGGTTGAAGTCGAAGGTTAATCCGCCTCCCGTGAGGATCTCAGCGCGCAAGCGCCAGAGCTCCAAGCACGGGTCGCCGGCCccctcgccagcgccggcggcaccgaaGACCTTGGAATCCTTGACAATCAAGCAGAAGGACATCAAGGTGCCTCCGTATTATAGCAGCAATCCCTTTGGAGCCACCTACGCAGCCTTGCTTCCCCTGCTGCGCGATATTCCGACCTCGACGCGGATGGCTCATGTCGCCAAGGCCTGGGCGCGCACTTCCGTGAAGGATgaccggcgcagcgcaaagGCCCGGATTGCTGCCGTGGCAGAGGCGATGAAGAAGTGA